A region of Paenibacillus sp. JNUCC-31 DNA encodes the following proteins:
- a CDS encoding DMT family transporter, producing MALSRAKAGWVLAFLVLMWGVNWPLTKYALNYTPPLIFAGMRLLIGGFVLGLYAFPRYKTLRLKQTWHIYAISAVLNIIFFYGFQTMGLTEVPAGLFSSIVFLQPVLLGIGAWLWLGESMYGMKIAGLVLGFAGVATISIGGMTGKVSPEGVMLGLFSAISWAIGTIYMKRTSMKVDGIWMTAIPILIGGVVLTLTGTVTESWADVQWVLPFILDTLFISVFVIALGWLAFFKLVSSGEASKVGSFTFLIPLIALLCSVLFLGESVTVNLIAGLVMIIASILLVNVKVKGSKVAKI from the coding sequence ATGGCTTTATCACGTGCAAAAGCAGGCTGGGTCCTGGCTTTTCTAGTACTCATGTGGGGAGTGAACTGGCCCCTGACCAAATACGCATTAAACTACACACCGCCACTTATATTCGCAGGCATGCGTCTGTTAATTGGGGGCTTTGTACTGGGGTTATATGCTTTTCCCCGCTACAAAACGCTGCGGCTGAAGCAAACCTGGCATATCTATGCCATATCTGCAGTGCTTAATATTATTTTTTTCTACGGCTTTCAGACGATGGGGCTGACGGAAGTGCCGGCAGGTTTATTTTCCTCCATCGTGTTCCTACAACCTGTGCTGCTTGGAATCGGGGCCTGGCTATGGCTAGGGGAGTCCATGTATGGAATGAAAATCGCAGGGTTGGTGCTCGGTTTTGCAGGGGTGGCTACGATCAGTATTGGCGGTATGACAGGCAAAGTATCCCCTGAAGGGGTAATGCTTGGACTGTTCAGTGCAATTAGCTGGGCGATCGGGACCATATATATGAAGCGAACTTCAATGAAGGTTGATGGAATCTGGATGACAGCCATTCCGATCCTGATCGGCGGAGTTGTGCTGACATTGACAGGTACGGTCACAGAGAGCTGGGCTGATGTGCAGTGGGTGCTTCCTTTTATACTGGATACGCTGTTTATTTCGGTGTTTGTCATTGCGTTGGGTTGGCTGGCGTTCTTCAAACTGGTTAGCTCCGGCGAAGCCAGCAAGGTAGGATCGTTTACGTTTCTGATTCCGCTGATCGCCTTGCTATGCAGTGTGCTGTTTCTCGGAGAGTCGGTGACGGTCAATCTGATCGCAGGTCTGGTCATGATTATTGCGAGCATCCTGCTTGTGAATGTTAAGGTGAAAGGCAGCAAGGTGGCGAAAATATAG
- a CDS encoding ABC transporter permease: MHAYWKSVWPPFVAVILFIAVWQGAVSLFHIEKWMLPAPSDIAHEAASQSERLGMHAWATIQLTLIGFAAGTLVGLLIAMVLHLIPFLKSALYPLLILSQNIPTIALAPLLLIWFGFGLLPKLITIILVCFFPVAVAAMDGLTRTDAAMMNYMRMAGAKRGQIFWKLELPHALPSVFSGIKIAATYSVMGAIIAEWIGADKGIGYYMMLQKSAYRTDRLFVAIMIIVALSLLLFLLIALLEKLLVRWRPQKR; encoded by the coding sequence ATGCATGCCTATTGGAAAAGCGTATGGCCGCCCTTTGTGGCGGTTATTCTCTTTATAGCGGTATGGCAGGGAGCCGTCTCCCTGTTTCATATCGAGAAATGGATGCTGCCAGCGCCTTCGGACATCGCCCATGAAGCAGCATCCCAATCCGAGCGACTTGGCATGCATGCATGGGCAACAATTCAGCTGACATTGATAGGGTTTGCAGCAGGTACGCTCGTGGGATTACTGATTGCAATGGTGCTGCATTTGATTCCATTTTTGAAATCTGCACTCTATCCATTACTTATTCTTAGCCAAAATATACCGACCATTGCGCTTGCTCCGCTCTTGCTGATCTGGTTCGGATTTGGGCTGCTGCCCAAACTGATTACCATCATCCTGGTCTGCTTCTTCCCGGTGGCTGTAGCCGCCATGGACGGGTTGACCCGCACCGATGCGGCGATGATGAACTATATGCGCATGGCTGGTGCAAAACGCGGCCAAATTTTCTGGAAGCTCGAACTGCCGCATGCCTTGCCCTCGGTGTTCTCGGGGATTAAAATTGCCGCTACGTATAGCGTCATGGGTGCGATCATCGCTGAATGGATCGGTGCAGATAAAGGCATCGGCTATTATATGATGCTGCAAAAATCGGCCTATCGGACGGATCGTCTTTTCGTGGCCATCATGATTATTGTGGCACTGAGTCTGCTGCTCTTCCTGCTCATTGCGCTATTGGAGAAACTGCTCGTACGCTGGCGGCCGCAGAAGCGATAA
- a CDS encoding TetR family transcriptional regulator, giving the protein MTEPELDIKTRILLAAKKLFAQQGYDGTSVRQICDEAGANVSLVSYHFGGKEKVFEALFEHFFPDHMMNELAEESMSSPVEGIRRIIGEVVKFTMTDREMSDIVQLEITLRTHRTATVFRFLDPVWTRVRELLQEGKEQGVFQIESVSYAMLQVMGVALAHKRAKNSRFSFDYQDMNKDELAEQTIEFVLRGLGVNSNERNH; this is encoded by the coding sequence ATGACGGAACCGGAATTGGATATAAAAACGAGGATTTTGCTTGCAGCCAAAAAACTTTTTGCACAGCAGGGGTATGACGGGACAAGTGTTCGTCAAATCTGTGATGAGGCGGGTGCGAATGTGTCACTGGTTTCGTACCATTTTGGCGGGAAAGAAAAGGTGTTCGAAGCATTATTTGAGCACTTTTTTCCTGATCATATGATGAACGAGCTGGCTGAAGAGTCCATGTCCTCCCCTGTGGAGGGTATCCGGCGAATCATAGGTGAAGTTGTAAAGTTCACAATGACGGACCGGGAGATGAGCGATATTGTGCAGCTGGAAATTACGCTGCGTACCCATCGCACAGCTACCGTGTTTCGTTTTTTGGACCCCGTCTGGACCAGAGTGAGAGAACTGCTGCAAGAAGGCAAGGAGCAGGGTGTATTTCAGATCGAGTCCGTATCTTATGCGATGCTTCAGGTCATGGGTGTAGCTTTGGCGCACAAACGGGCCAAGAACTCACGATTTAGCTTTGACTATCAGGATATGAACAAAGATGAACTGGCCGAGCAGACCATTGAATTCGTACTACGAGGATTGGGAGTGAATAGCAATGAACGAAACCATTGA
- a CDS encoding ABC transporter ATP-binding protein gives MAIKEKNSPPALEVLDIHASFRERRSILPVLDSLSLTVEQGEFVAIVGPSGCGKSTLFHIIGGLLKPQEGQILMNGQDVTGQRGKISYMPQQPALFPWRTIEDNVLLAGEVSADAPPRAEALADARKWLGSVGLAGFERAYPHMLSGGMQQRVAFLRALLSPQELMLLDEPFSALDALTRSDMQRWLLDIWEQNRRSVLFITHNIEEALLLADRIYVLSNRPATVLHEVDVPFDRPRREAITEESAFLERKRQISQWMREEQQKTRLSK, from the coding sequence ATGGCTATAAAAGAAAAAAACTCACCGCCAGCGCTGGAGGTATTGGATATACATGCCTCGTTCCGCGAGCGACGCAGTATATTGCCCGTGCTGGATAGCTTGTCCCTGACTGTGGAACAAGGAGAATTCGTAGCCATCGTCGGTCCTTCCGGCTGCGGCAAAAGCACCCTGTTTCACATCATCGGCGGCTTACTGAAACCGCAGGAGGGCCAAATCTTGATGAATGGTCAGGATGTTACGGGACAACGCGGCAAGATTAGCTATATGCCGCAGCAGCCTGCTCTTTTCCCATGGCGCACCATTGAAGACAATGTGCTGCTTGCAGGCGAAGTGTCTGCAGATGCACCACCCCGAGCTGAGGCGCTCGCCGATGCCCGGAAGTGGCTGGGAAGTGTGGGCCTCGCCGGGTTCGAACGAGCCTATCCGCATATGTTATCGGGTGGCATGCAGCAGCGGGTGGCATTTCTGCGCGCCCTGCTCAGTCCGCAGGAGTTGATGCTGCTGGACGAGCCTTTCAGTGCGCTGGATGCACTGACCCGCAGCGACATGCAGCGTTGGCTGCTCGATATCTGGGAACAGAACCGCCGCTCCGTGCTGTTCATTACCCACAATATCGAGGAAGCATTATTGCTTGCTGACCGGATCTATGTTCTATCCAACCGGCCTGCCACTGTACTGCACGAGGTCGATGTTCCCTTTGATCGTCCACGTCGCGAAGCGATCACGGAGGAGTCTGCTTTTCTTGAACGGAAACGGCAGATTTCCCAGTGGATGAGAGAAGAACAGCAGAAAACCCGCCTATCCAAATAG
- a CDS encoding GNAT family N-acetyltransferase: MSEIAIRQAVIRDYTGVSALMDELHHLHVEARPDVYRELQTRMGEKEYQQLLETDHRYLFVAEMVNQGEIVGYASAQLNVIQNVDLLKDRKMLYISEIIVGSKHRGHGTGKLLMQELIELGKEMQVDSVELTVSTFNTGAQAFYEQLGLAVRSSRMEYIL, from the coding sequence ATGAGTGAGATTGCCATTAGACAGGCTGTTATCAGAGATTACACCGGGGTATCTGCATTAATGGATGAACTTCATCACTTGCATGTAGAGGCTAGGCCTGACGTATACAGAGAGTTACAGACGAGAATGGGCGAAAAGGAATATCAACAACTACTGGAAACGGATCACCGTTATCTCTTTGTTGCTGAAATGGTGAATCAAGGTGAAATTGTTGGATATGCAAGTGCACAGTTAAATGTAATTCAAAATGTAGATTTGTTAAAAGACCGAAAGATGCTGTACATCAGTGAGATCATCGTTGGCAGCAAGCATCGCGGACATGGGACAGGCAAACTGTTGATGCAGGAATTAATCGAACTAGGCAAAGAAATGCAGGTCGACAGTGTTGAGCTGACGGTATCTACGTTTAATACCGGTGCCCAGGCTTTTTATGAGCAACTAGGTCTGGCTGTACGCAGCAGCAGAATGGAATACATACTATAA
- a CDS encoding YhgE/Pip domain-containing protein, protein MLQALRILLKKPPVIVGIVTALMFQVIFSVIWMTAYSGVNDRMNELTVAVVNEDGEQSKGIADRIAETLPFHTVSNLSAAEALDQLNHRKIHMVLNIPAGFNELIQTAGSTAEIKYTINEANPVTIKSMMQGVSQSVTNTINKQATAQGVQTVLTASGAPADQAAEAATNLTTRVESTTTSINPVNGMNNQMVPMMMVLASYVGAMIMGMNLQAAMGMLSATYSRLTLFGARMVINIGSALLVSLLGSSLIVSLGGQIEQGFISFWLFQALFLCTFMFFSQFFLICFGPAGSLFNIISLSMQLVSSGAMVPRELLNSFYSGIGQYLPATYAVQGILSVQLGGPGVQSAAGSVAIVLLVAVALSLMVTLLKKQHMPAGAPSPAPMSS, encoded by the coding sequence ATGTTGCAGGCTTTACGGATTTTGTTGAAAAAACCGCCAGTAATTGTGGGGATCGTGACGGCACTTATGTTCCAAGTGATCTTCAGCGTGATCTGGATGACAGCATATTCCGGAGTGAATGACCGGATGAATGAATTGACAGTTGCCGTGGTGAATGAGGATGGCGAACAGTCCAAGGGGATTGCAGATCGCATAGCTGAGACGCTTCCTTTCCATACGGTATCTAACCTGAGTGCTGCTGAAGCACTTGATCAGTTGAACCATCGCAAGATTCATATGGTGCTGAATATTCCAGCGGGCTTTAACGAGCTGATTCAGACAGCCGGTTCCACTGCCGAGATTAAGTACACCATTAACGAGGCGAACCCGGTTACGATTAAAAGCATGATGCAAGGTGTATCGCAAAGCGTGACAAACACGATTAACAAGCAAGCAACAGCTCAAGGCGTACAGACGGTATTAACGGCTTCCGGGGCGCCTGCGGATCAAGCTGCTGAAGCTGCTACCAACCTAACTACCCGTGTGGAAAGTACAACCACTTCAATCAATCCGGTTAACGGCATGAATAACCAGATGGTTCCGATGATGATGGTACTGGCCTCTTATGTGGGAGCCATGATCATGGGTATGAACCTGCAGGCAGCGATGGGCATGCTGTCCGCTACTTACTCCCGTTTAACTCTGTTTGGCGCAAGAATGGTCATTAACATTGGGTCTGCCCTGCTCGTATCTCTGCTCGGTTCTTCGTTGATCGTTTCGCTGGGTGGACAGATTGAGCAAGGCTTTATCTCATTCTGGTTGTTCCAGGCATTGTTCCTGTGCACGTTCATGTTCTTCTCCCAGTTCTTCCTGATCTGCTTTGGTCCAGCGGGAAGCCTGTTCAACATCATTTCACTGTCTATGCAACTGGTATCTTCCGGTGCCATGGTGCCACGTGAACTGCTGAACAGCTTCTACAGCGGTATTGGTCAGTATCTGCCAGCCACATATGCCGTTCAAGGCATTCTGAGCGTTCAACTGGGCGGACCTGGAGTTCAATCCGCTGCTGGCTCGGTTGCCATTGTGTTGCTCGTTGCTGTAGCTCTTTCTTTGATGGTGACGTTGTTGAAAAAACAACATATGCCAGCTGGGGCTCCAAGTCCAGCTCCAATGAGCAGCTAA
- a CDS encoding copper ion binding protein, producing MSNITLNVTGMSCNHCVNSVEEAVKNVGAKGQVDLAAGTVAVEYDEQKVNVDQIKAAIEDQGYDVV from the coding sequence ATGTCTAATATTACGTTGAACGTTACAGGAATGTCTTGCAATCACTGTGTGAATTCGGTTGAAGAAGCCGTCAAGAATGTGGGAGCAAAGGGTCAGGTTGATTTGGCAGCAGGAACCGTCGCAGTTGAGTATGATGAACAGAAAGTCAATGTGGATCAGATCAAGGCTGCCATTGAAGATCAAGGGTACGACGTAGTCTAA
- a CDS encoding phosphotransferase produces the protein MKDNSNKQMEPVHILESAEDMEYLALTVQRILGESCAVVQSWEAESINPGQLNFTTSGIYRIHGAAAAGEALRQWSFILKIIKPDSSEKEDVSYHNYWKREAEIFTSGILDHLPRRVVAPNCYAVQNRLNNTIALWMEDVAGYSERTHVWQLDDWSWVAECLGEFHGAYLTETELPQHDWICPAWLKSWVRGCRQYSPEIIEPCLERSGDDPAKGKERYPELESNIHDQAYFIWRWFTKFSKQMDELLVSLERLPRVLSHQDLGQGNIFLPAERDHETLLTLIDWQFMSISGIGEELGKLYGVNASLGHIAEKDFISAKEKLFERYIYGLRTAGWPGDERIARYGYCVGVAARSMWEVPQWLKWVEELRSSSNQNHELFSKIAARTQIISIQMDMAAEAVALANTIFVAEK, from the coding sequence ATGAAAGATAATTCAAATAAACAGATGGAACCAGTCCATATTTTGGAATCGGCAGAGGATATGGAATATCTTGCTCTCACTGTACAAAGAATATTGGGGGAGTCTTGCGCTGTAGTGCAGTCGTGGGAAGCTGAATCCATCAATCCAGGCCAGCTTAATTTCACCACATCGGGCATATATCGTATACATGGAGCGGCTGCGGCGGGTGAAGCACTGAGGCAGTGGTCTTTTATTCTAAAAATCATTAAACCAGATTCGTCGGAAAAAGAAGATGTATCATACCATAATTACTGGAAAAGGGAAGCGGAAATCTTCACTTCTGGAATACTTGATCATTTACCAAGGCGAGTTGTCGCACCCAATTGTTACGCGGTGCAGAACAGATTGAATAATACCATTGCACTGTGGATGGAAGACGTTGCCGGATATTCTGAACGCACTCATGTATGGCAATTGGATGACTGGAGTTGGGTCGCTGAATGTCTTGGTGAGTTTCATGGTGCTTACTTGACGGAAACGGAGCTGCCTCAACATGATTGGATTTGCCCGGCTTGGCTAAAGTCTTGGGTTAGAGGCTGTCGTCAGTATTCTCCTGAGATCATCGAGCCTTGCCTCGAAAGGTCTGGAGATGATCCTGCGAAGGGTAAAGAAAGATATCCTGAATTGGAAAGTAACATACATGATCAAGCTTATTTTATCTGGCGATGGTTTACGAAGTTCAGCAAGCAAATGGACGAGCTCTTGGTCTCACTGGAACGTCTGCCACGGGTGCTGTCACATCAGGATCTGGGACAAGGTAATATATTTTTGCCGGCAGAGCGTGATCATGAAACTCTTCTTACCCTCATTGATTGGCAATTCATGAGTATTTCTGGAATAGGAGAGGAATTGGGCAAGTTATATGGTGTCAACGCAAGTTTGGGTCACATAGCCGAAAAAGATTTTATATCAGCCAAAGAAAAATTGTTCGAGCGCTACATATACGGTCTTCGAACAGCAGGCTGGCCAGGAGATGAACGAATTGCAAGATATGGTTATTGTGTAGGAGTAGCTGCCCGGAGCATGTGGGAAGTGCCTCAGTGGTTGAAATGGGTGGAGGAATTAAGGAGTTCTTCTAATCAAAATCATGAGCTTTTCAGCAAAATAGCGGCTCGAACCCAGATCATCTCCATTCAAATGGACATGGCGGCAGAGGCTGTTGCACTTGCTAACACTATATTTGTGGCAGAGAAATAA
- a CDS encoding metal-sensitive transcriptional regulator, with the protein MEHQSHPKEPLESSITDVNEVSQTDDQQANSCHTAGSDGKPVRKSHHSQEMKGNLISRLNRVEGQIRGIKGLIDKDTYCDDVLTQIAAAQSALNSVGKLLLEGHMKSCIVERIQAGEHEVVDELLVTVRKLMK; encoded by the coding sequence ATGGAACATCAGAGCCATCCCAAGGAACCTTTGGAGTCATCGATAACAGATGTGAACGAAGTCTCACAGACCGATGATCAGCAAGCCAATTCATGTCATACGGCAGGCAGTGACGGGAAGCCTGTTCGCAAGAGCCATCACTCCCAAGAGATGAAGGGCAACCTGATTTCTCGCCTGAACCGTGTTGAAGGACAGATTCGCGGGATCAAGGGATTGATTGACAAGGACACCTATTGTGATGATGTGCTGACACAGATCGCGGCGGCTCAGTCTGCTCTCAATTCGGTAGGCAAGCTGTTGCTTGAAGGTCACATGAAGAGCTGTATTGTTGAGCGCATTCAGGCTGGAGAACATGAGGTTGTGGATGAGTTGCTGGTAACGGTGAGGAAACTAATGAAGTAA
- the nfsA gene encoding oxygen-insensitive NADPH nitroreductase, translated as MNETIELMMKHRSVRKFKPDPVSEEQLAAIVAAGQMASSSSSVQAYTVIAVTELEQKAKLAELAGNQSYVNECPVFLVWCADLYRLSDAAKRHLPEKESYADSTENFMVATIDVALASQNAALAAESLGFGIVYIGGLRNRIEEVSELLGLPEGVYPVYGMCIGVADQETGIRPRLPLDAVLHHGRYNAEQTLKGVESYDETTAAYMKERTQGERSTPWSEMMAKRLTEPVRLQMKPFLEGKGFLKR; from the coding sequence ATGAACGAAACCATTGAATTGATGATGAAACATCGCTCCGTGCGGAAATTCAAGCCGGATCCGGTAAGCGAGGAACAGCTGGCTGCAATCGTGGCTGCGGGACAGATGGCTTCCTCTTCAAGCAGTGTGCAGGCCTATACTGTAATTGCGGTTACTGAGCTGGAGCAGAAGGCCAAATTGGCTGAATTGGCAGGCAATCAGTCATACGTCAACGAATGTCCTGTGTTTCTCGTATGGTGTGCTGACCTTTATCGGCTGAGCGATGCTGCCAAGCGTCATTTGCCTGAAAAGGAATCCTATGCGGACTCTACTGAAAACTTTATGGTGGCCACAATTGATGTTGCACTCGCATCGCAAAATGCTGCGCTTGCAGCAGAATCACTGGGTTTCGGAATTGTATATATTGGTGGGCTGCGCAACCGCATTGAGGAAGTTAGCGAACTATTGGGCTTGCCTGAAGGCGTATATCCAGTATATGGAATGTGCATTGGTGTTGCTGATCAGGAGACGGGTATTCGTCCGCGTCTACCGCTTGATGCGGTCTTACACCATGGCCGCTATAATGCCGAGCAGACGCTCAAAGGTGTCGAGAGCTATGATGAAACGACCGCTGCATACATGAAGGAGCGCACCCAAGGGGAACGTTCTACACCGTGGTCCGAAATGATGGCGAAGCGTCTTACCGAGCCGGTACGTTTACAGATGAAGCCGTTTCTCGAAGGCAAAGGATTCTTGAAGCGTTAA
- a CDS encoding heavy metal translocating P-type ATPase: MTCAACSTRIEKGLSRMEGVNQANVNLAIEQATVSYDPKTTNINALRDKVEALGYGTVTESVDLDITGMTCASCSARIEKGLSRLPGVSRANVNLALETGHVEFAAGALKASDITAKIKQLGYGAELQQTQEDTQSVRERELQRKKWKWMISALLSLPLLWAMVGHFSFASWIWVPDLFMNPWFQLVLATPVQFVIGWQFYVGAYKALRNGSANMDVLVSLGTSAAFFYSLYLTLTSGNTASTMLDHGGAGMATAAMPTVELYYETSAVLITLILLGKWLEAVAKGRSSQAIKSLIELAPREARVIRDGQEVIIPSAYVAVGDLVLVKPGDSIPVDGVVEEGQSSVDESMLSGESLPVDKKPGDAVTGATLNKNGVLRLRATRVGSDTALSQIIKVVEQAQGSKAPIQRIADVISGIFVPIVVGIAAVTFLIWYLFASPGDFAGSLEKAIAVLVIACPCALGLATPTSIMAGSGRAAEYGVLFKGGEHLESAQQIQTVVLDKTGTVTQGKPVLTDVVTAPEWTEAELLQRVGAAEQSSEHPLAEAIVEGIRGKGLELTQPEQFENIPGYGVRARVQGQEILVGTRRLLMDAKVSVSEDIMQQMNNLEEQGRTAMLIAVDGQWAGIVAVADTIKETSREAIGRLQAMGIDVIMITGDNERTARAVAEQAGIGKVLAEVLPEGKATEVKKLQESGLKVAMVGDGINDAPALATADIGMAIGTGTDVAMEAADITLMRGDLNSIADAIEMSRRTMGNIKQNLFWALGYNVIGIPIAAVGFLAPWLAGAAMAFSSVSVVLNSLRLQRMKLKSND; encoded by the coding sequence ATGACCTGTGCTGCCTGCTCTACCCGGATTGAGAAGGGGTTGTCTCGAATGGAAGGGGTCAATCAGGCGAATGTTAACCTCGCCATAGAACAAGCAACCGTATCCTATGATCCAAAGACAACGAATATTAACGCATTACGGGATAAGGTGGAGGCGCTTGGGTATGGTACAGTAACGGAATCCGTGGATCTAGACATTACAGGCATGACCTGTGCTTCTTGTTCTGCTCGAATTGAAAAAGGGCTTTCCCGGTTGCCGGGTGTATCCCGTGCAAACGTGAATTTGGCTCTGGAAACGGGACATGTGGAATTCGCAGCGGGAGCATTGAAGGCATCCGATATTACTGCGAAGATCAAGCAGCTTGGTTATGGCGCTGAATTGCAGCAGACACAGGAAGATACCCAATCGGTTCGTGAGCGTGAATTACAGCGCAAAAAGTGGAAATGGATGATCTCCGCTTTGTTATCTTTGCCATTGCTATGGGCGATGGTGGGTCATTTCTCATTCGCTTCGTGGATCTGGGTACCGGATCTGTTCATGAACCCGTGGTTCCAGTTGGTGTTGGCAACACCGGTACAGTTTGTCATCGGATGGCAATTCTATGTGGGAGCCTATAAAGCGCTGCGCAATGGCAGTGCCAATATGGACGTACTGGTTTCTTTGGGCACAAGTGCGGCTTTCTTCTACAGTCTGTATCTGACCCTGACCAGTGGCAATACAGCTTCGACCATGTTGGATCATGGCGGGGCGGGAATGGCGACAGCAGCCATGCCAACCGTGGAGCTTTATTATGAGACGAGTGCGGTTCTGATTACGCTGATCCTATTGGGAAAATGGTTAGAAGCCGTAGCCAAAGGGCGCTCCTCTCAGGCGATTAAGAGTCTCATTGAATTGGCTCCGCGTGAAGCCAGAGTGATTCGCGATGGACAGGAGGTTATTATACCTTCGGCGTATGTCGCGGTAGGTGATCTGGTTCTGGTAAAACCGGGAGACAGCATTCCTGTAGATGGCGTCGTGGAAGAGGGGCAGTCTTCTGTCGATGAATCCATGTTAAGCGGAGAGAGCCTGCCCGTTGATAAAAAACCGGGGGATGCCGTTACAGGTGCTACGCTGAACAAAAATGGGGTATTACGACTGCGTGCCACCCGCGTTGGTTCGGACACGGCGTTATCGCAGATTATTAAAGTGGTTGAGCAGGCGCAGGGCTCCAAAGCACCCATTCAGCGGATTGCAGATGTGATCTCAGGTATCTTTGTTCCGATTGTTGTAGGCATCGCGGCAGTGACGTTCCTGATCTGGTATCTATTCGCCAGTCCCGGCGACTTTGCTGGTTCGCTGGAGAAGGCGATTGCTGTACTGGTGATTGCCTGTCCTTGTGCGCTTGGCCTAGCAACGCCAACCTCCATTATGGCTGGATCAGGACGTGCGGCTGAATATGGCGTGTTGTTCAAAGGCGGAGAACATCTGGAATCGGCACAGCAGATTCAGACCGTTGTACTGGACAAAACAGGTACAGTTACCCAAGGGAAGCCCGTGCTTACGGATGTAGTGACGGCTCCAGAATGGACGGAAGCAGAGCTGCTTCAACGTGTGGGAGCGGCAGAGCAGAGTTCAGAGCATCCTTTGGCTGAGGCGATTGTGGAAGGAATTCGAGGTAAAGGTCTGGAGCTGACCCAGCCAGAGCAGTTCGAGAACATACCGGGATATGGTGTGCGGGCCCGGGTTCAGGGACAAGAGATCCTGGTCGGGACACGCCGACTGCTTATGGATGCGAAGGTGAGTGTTTCCGAAGACATCATGCAGCAGATGAACAACCTGGAAGAACAAGGACGCACGGCAATGCTGATCGCCGTGGATGGTCAATGGGCTGGGATCGTTGCTGTGGCTGATACCATCAAGGAAACATCCCGTGAAGCGATTGGCAGATTACAGGCCATGGGAATCGATGTCATCATGATTACGGGAGACAATGAGCGAACCGCTCGTGCCGTGGCAGAACAGGCGGGAATCGGTAAAGTTTTGGCCGAGGTACTGCCTGAAGGCAAAGCGACGGAAGTGAAAAAGCTTCAGGAGAGCGGCCTCAAGGTAGCGATGGTTGGAGATGGTATCAATGATGCTCCGGCACTTGCTACAGCCGACATTGGCATGGCGATTGGAACCGGAACGGATGTAGCGATGGAAGCGGCGGACATTACGTTGATGCGCGGTGATCTGAACAGTATTGCAGATGCGATCGAGATGAGCCGGCGCACCATGGGCAATATCAAGCAGAACCTGTTCTGGGCACTGGGGTATAACGTTATTGGTATTCCTATTGCAGCAGTGGGTTTTCTGGCACCGTGGCTGGCTGGTGCGGCGATGGCGTTCAGCTCTGTGTCAGTGGTATTGAACTCGCTACGTCTGCAACGAATGAAACTGAAAAGCAATGACTGA
- a CDS encoding TatD family hydrolase: MHSTAFAPLIDAHLHLDKYTSDEQQELLNSFPSQQVEAVIAVSMNLASAQANLELASQYPRTVYPAFGFHPEQSLPSLAEQDLFFDWIEKHIGRAAAIGEVGLPYYNRQEAERAGQPFDQSGYVDLLERFIQLAKRHGKPIVLHAVYEDADIACDLLEQYHYRRAHFHWFKGSKRTVQRMADNGYFVSFTPDIIYEDEIRELARQYPSEQVMAETDGPWPFEGPFQGRMTHPVMTRQVIQAWSEVTGMGTERAARLFYQNTKRFYGLL; this comes from the coding sequence ATGCATTCTACAGCCTTTGCACCCTTGATCGATGCCCATCTTCACCTGGACAAATATACATCCGACGAACAACAAGAGTTGTTAAACTCTTTCCCGTCCCAGCAGGTTGAAGCGGTTATCGCCGTTTCTATGAATCTGGCATCTGCCCAAGCCAACCTGGAACTGGCTTCACAGTACCCTCGCACCGTATATCCGGCCTTTGGTTTCCACCCCGAGCAGTCCCTTCCGTCCCTGGCAGAGCAGGATCTGTTCTTCGACTGGATCGAGAAGCATATCGGACGAGCTGCAGCCATTGGGGAAGTTGGATTGCCCTACTACAATCGGCAGGAAGCCGAACGGGCTGGACAACCCTTTGATCAAAGCGGCTATGTCGATCTGTTGGAGCGATTTATCCAGCTGGCGAAACGACATGGTAAACCGATCGTACTGCATGCTGTATACGAGGACGCCGATATCGCCTGTGATCTGCTGGAGCAATATCATTATCGCCGGGCTCATTTTCACTGGTTCAAAGGTTCGAAGCGGACCGTCCAGCGAATGGCTGACAACGGATACTTTGTCTCATTCACTCCTGATATCATATACGAAGATGAAATTCGCGAATTAGCTCGCCAGTATCCTTCCGAGCAGGTTATGGCAGAGACCGATGGACCTTGGCCCTTTGAGGGTCCTTTTCAGGGAAGAATGACACACCCTGTCATGACCCGACAGGTCATTCAAGCGTGGAGCGAAGTGACTGGTATGGGAACGGAGCGAGCTGCGCGTCTCTTTTATCAGAATACGAAACGCTTCTATGGTCTGCTTTAA